The following coding sequences are from one Clarias gariepinus isolate MV-2021 ecotype Netherlands chromosome 19, CGAR_prim_01v2, whole genome shotgun sequence window:
- the LOC128507452 gene encoding lysophosphatidic acid receptor 6-like, giving the protein MDLINNTAAIRTPFNCTVEIGYRFTYFQISYSLIFICGLTSNGMALWRLWLMPWTLTSTAVYMANLAVVDLFFILSLPLRIYYYYNRSQSMAWSPGSVFCVLTFALKYISMYGGIFFLACIGLDRYFAVTRPVLRRPKQAHNACMLSTAIWLLVLALSLALPFMHSAASNSQYTCLLDPSLGPHRTFILGALGLILVAFLLPAFLLLFSYCRVLRVLGRMPHRGKGRHRRTLTLIYSVLGIFLLCFAPYHTNLLCYTLTHVGTVPSCGLAKFASALHPVMLSLASANCCLNPLVYYYSSSLLHKVTASRQSSQETNTSFNSKRKHPISKVLP; this is encoded by the coding sequence ATGGATCTGATAAACAACACTGCTGCCATTCGGACACCATTCAACTGCACTGTGGAGATCGGATACCGCTTCACCTACTTCCAGATTTCCTACAGCCTTATCTTCATATGCGGCTTGACCAGCAATGGCATGGCACTCTGGCGCTTGTGGCTAATGCCATGGACTCTCACCAGCACTGCAGTCTACATGGCCAATTTGGCAGTCGTTGacctcttttttattctttctcttcCATTGCGCATCTATTACTACTATAACCGGTCGCAAAGCATGGCTTGGTCTCCTGGAAGCGTCTTTTGTGTGCTGACCTTCGCCCTCAAGTACATCAGCATGTATGGAGGCATCTTTTTCCTGGCATGCATAGGGCTGGACCGATACTTTGCTGTGACACGTCCCGTGCTGCGGCGACCAAAGCAAGCACATAACGCCTGCATGCTCAGCACTGCAATTTGGTTACTGGTACTAGCGCTGAGCTTAGCACTTCCATTCATGCACTCTGCAGCCTCCAACAGTCAGTACACGTGCCTGCTCGACCCATCCCTGGGGCCCCATCGAACCTTCATCCTGGGAGCTCTGGGTCTGATACTGGTTGCATTCCTGTTACCTGCATTTCTTCTGCTCTTTAGTTACTGCCGTGTCTTGCGTGTGCTTGGCAGGATGCCTCACCGTGGGAAAGGCCGCCACCGTCGCACTTTAACACTTATCTACTCTGTGTTGGGCATCTTCCTGCTCTGTTTTGCCCCATACCACACCAACCTGCTGTGTTACACACTCACCCACGTAGGAACTGTCCCCAGTTGTGGGCTGGCTAAATTTGCAAGTGCCCTGCACCCAGTTATGCTCTCACTTGCCAGCGCCAACTGCTGTCTAAACCCACTTGTCTACTACTACTCCAGCAGCCTGTTGCACAAAGTTACTGCTAGCAGACAGAGCAGCCAGGAGACAAACACTAGCTTCAATTCCAAAAGGAAACATCCTATAAGTAAAGTTTTACCATGA
- the LOC128507451 gene encoding lysophosphatidic acid receptor 6-like: MQNDSTDRNCTVQDDFKYILYSSVFSIVFIIGLLFNIVALYIFTCSLKQRNETTIYMLNLVVCDTLFVLSLPFRISYFLNKQWPFGPTLCKISVSLFYTNMYGSIFFLTCISADRFLAIVYPFASRSMRTKRNAKIACCSVWLLVLSVSLTFGFRLDTSSSGNNTYCFEKYSNSQWKSQLSKVVLVMETVGFVIPLLINIFCSIMILKTLRNLDTIKSQVHLNKTKILRMIIVHLLVYCFCFIPYNINLFFYSLVRSKVIDNCAVETVVKTIYPIALCIAVTNCCFDPVIYYFTSETIQNCIKRKSYAAQSTKRYSNGPDESPVNTAQFLIAKLIFNETAV; encoded by the coding sequence ATGCAAAACGACAGTACTGATAggaactgtactgtacaggatgattttaaatacattctatACAGCTCAGTGTTCAGCATCGTATTCATTATAGGACTGCTCTTCAACATTGTGGCTTTGTACATCTTCACTTGCTCGCTGAAACAAAGGAATGAGACCACAATCTACATGTTGAATCTGGTTGTATGCGACACACTTTTCGTCCTCAGTCTGCCATTTCGGATTTCTTACTTTCTCAACAAGCAATGGCCTTTCGGGCCAACCCTTTGCAAAATCTCTGTGTCGCTGTTCTACACGAACATGTATGGCAGCATCTTTTTCCTGACCTGCATCAGTGCAGATCGCTTTCTGGCCATCGTTTATCCTTTCGCCTCCAGGTCAATGAGGACTAAAAGAAACGCAAAAATTGCCTGCTGTTCAGTTTGGCTGCTAGTGCTCTCGGTGAGCTTGACATTTGGGTTTAGGTTGGACACTTCCAGCTCTGGAAACAACACCTACTGCTTTGAAAAATACAGCAACAGTCAATGGAAATCTCAGCTATCCAAAGTGGTGCTGGTCATGGAGACTGTGGGCTTTGTGATCCCACTGCTTATCAATATTTTCTGCTCCATAATGATCCTAAAGACGTTGAGAAACCTGGACACAATTAAAAGTCAAGTGCACCTGAACAAGACCAAGATCTTGCGCATGATTATTGTGCACTTGCTGGTCTACTGCTTTTGCTTCATCCCATACAacatcaatttatttttttactcactgGTTCGCAGTAAAGTCATCGATAATTGTGCTGTGGAGACTGTGGTCAAAACTATTTACCCTATTGCACTGTGCATTGCGGTGACCAATTGCTGCTTTGACCCTGTTATTTATTACTTCACTTCAGAAACCATCCAGAACTGTATTAAACGGAAGTCTTATGCTGCACAAAGCACCAAGAGGTACAGCAATGGTCCAGACGAGTCTCCTGTGAACACGGCACAGTTCCTGATAGCCAAGTTAATATTTAACGAAACTGCTGTTTGA